In Nostoc sp. CENA543, a single genomic region encodes these proteins:
- a CDS encoding ammonium transporter — translation MNKRIRPWQRIIVLAIGSMILAIFAPTVVQATDSANLSSGGEKIEALRFSIDTIWVLITGFLVFFMQAGFAMLEAGFSRQRGVVNALVENFIDAAVTILVWWAIGFGIAYGTSVGGLLGIDTFFLSQIPNSDGVYPMGVPGSKALINNYTLFFFQFAFAATASTITTGAMLGRTDFIGNLIYSAVMGAFSYPMIVHWAWNVNGWLSKLSYHDFAGSSVVHCVGGWTALVGAYLLGPRPGRSAWGSPPPAHNLGLATLGTMILWFGWYGFNPGSTLGTSNTGLIGLVTVNTTLAGGAGALTAMIYQYIRTQKWHLEYCLNGALSGLVAITAACAYVAPWAAVLIGLTSGILLVQGIDLIESLQIDDPVSAFSVHGINGMMGTLAVGFLGQPELTLNKKAGLLLGGGIELLGIQLLGVVAIAVFTVAFSFLMFGSLKALGHLRVNSEGDRLGIDVHEHGASVCPDIYPVEKLSEDKKHYPKSSDVSSFENE, via the coding sequence ATGAATAAGCGTATTCGACCTTGGCAACGCATCATCGTGTTAGCGATCGGTTCAATGATCTTGGCAATCTTTGCCCCTACCGTTGTGCAAGCAACAGATAGTGCTAATTTATCCTCTGGGGGAGAAAAAATCGAGGCCTTAAGATTCTCGATAGACACTATCTGGGTACTCATTACGGGATTCTTAGTATTCTTTATGCAAGCTGGCTTTGCTATGTTGGAAGCTGGTTTTTCTCGACAAAGAGGTGTAGTTAACGCCCTGGTAGAAAACTTTATTGATGCAGCTGTCACTATCTTGGTTTGGTGGGCAATAGGATTTGGTATTGCCTACGGTACGAGTGTCGGGGGTTTGTTAGGTATAGACACTTTCTTTTTGAGCCAAATTCCTAATAGTGATGGTGTTTATCCGATGGGTGTGCCTGGCTCTAAGGCTCTAATCAATAACTATACTTTGTTCTTCTTCCAGTTTGCTTTTGCTGCAACTGCCAGCACTATCACTACCGGTGCGATGTTGGGTAGAACTGACTTCATTGGCAACTTAATTTACAGTGCTGTCATGGGAGCATTTAGTTATCCCATGATTGTCCATTGGGCTTGGAATGTGAATGGGTGGTTATCTAAACTCAGCTATCATGACTTTGCTGGTAGTTCTGTTGTGCATTGCGTGGGAGGTTGGACGGCTTTAGTTGGGGCATATTTGTTGGGGCCACGTCCTGGACGTTCAGCTTGGGGATCACCACCACCAGCCCATAACCTGGGGTTAGCAACCTTGGGAACAATGATTTTGTGGTTTGGCTGGTATGGCTTTAACCCTGGTTCAACCCTGGGTACAAGTAACACAGGATTAATTGGCTTAGTGACAGTCAACACTACACTGGCTGGTGGTGCAGGCGCACTCACAGCCATGATTTATCAGTACATCCGTACTCAAAAATGGCATTTAGAGTATTGCCTAAATGGTGCGTTAAGTGGCTTAGTAGCGATTACAGCTGCTTGTGCTTATGTTGCACCCTGGGCGGCGGTATTGATTGGGTTAACATCTGGCATTTTGTTAGTGCAGGGGATTGATCTAATTGAGTCACTGCAAATTGATGATCCTGTTTCTGCCTTTTCCGTACATGGAATTAACGGCATGATGGGAACTCTCGCTGTGGGTTTTTTAGGACAGCCGGAACTAACTTTGAATAAAAAAGCAGGCTTATTGTTAGGGGGTGGGATTGAACTATTAGGGATACAACTTTTAGGGGTAGTAGCGATCGCAGTCTTTACAGTTGCTTTTAGCTTTTTGATGTTCGGCTCTCTCAAAGCCTTGGGACACTTACGGGTTAATTCAGAAGGCGATCGCCTGGGAATTGATGTTCATGAACATGGTGCATCAGTTTGTCCTGATATTTATCCAGTGGAGAAGTTGTCAGAAGATAAAAAACACTATCCCAAAAGCTCAGATGTTAGCTCTTTTGAGAATGAATAA